The following are from one region of the Pocillopora verrucosa isolate sample1 chromosome 3, ASM3666991v2, whole genome shotgun sequence genome:
- the LOC131774480 gene encoding solute carrier family 22 member 15, giving the protein MLAVLYKLAMALTTDTFFERIGSFGRFQIALNLFFNLCYLFWWAVPVMIMVFIASEPNWKCVNNSTCPFTDSISIRDERYKHRCNISRRDWRFEDDFTSVVTEFDLVCERGSWGFVSTSVIFAGFFVGSIVVGILSDKFGRKRPLFICGFFCWLFNFVSAFAPTFWFFALCRSIVGFMLGGYSIPVFVLAMEFSGIRHRGAAGALVWTGIAVGSQALAGCAYAIRDWRLLTIVTGIPGGILVVGWFFTPESIRWLLKKGRVTEARDILSKVAKVNGKCMPEEALHLPNDEKIERLGDFPDLFMSAGMVHRTLASWLMWFAVSFIYWATAFSAPFIGGNVYINVVVAAVAGLIAYPLSAVLAVRFRRKVIIVVSFILSAVGAIGALLLSDNDDDKGYLIGKIFMSMVVARLAVSIAFTLIYIFTAEMFPTTLRNVAMGTSTAAARVSALLSAFAPLLLTVHRFLPFGIMAGLALAAAFVCLTLVETHNQPTVENLLQNEVCQSKNEKPGDKELVAKV; this is encoded by the exons ATGCTTGCTGTTTTGTATAAGCTTGCAATGGCACTGACTACAGATACATTTTTTGAACGAATTGGGAGTTTTGGTCGCTTTCAGATTGCgctcaatttgtttttcaatctgTGTTATCTATTTTGGTGGGCTGTGCCAGTGATGATCATGGTGTTTATAGCTTCAGAACCCAACTGGAAATGCGTAAACAACTCCACTTGCCCATTCACAGACAGCATTAGTATCAGAGACGAGAGATACAAACACAGATGTAACATTTCAAGGAGAGACTGGAGATTCGAGGATGACTTCACATCAGTTGTCACTGAG TTCGACCTTGTTTGTGAACGCGGCTCCTGGGGATTCGTATCAACCTCTGTGATCTTCGCAGGTTTCTTTGTTGGCAGTATTGTCGTAGGTATTTTGTCAGACAAGTTTGGAAGGAAGCGGCCTCTCTTCATCTGTGGCTTTTTCTGCTGGctgttcaattttgtttccgCATTTGCTCCAACGTTTTGGTTTTTTGCCCTTTGCCGTAGCATAGTTGGCTTCATGCTGG GTGGGTACAGCATCCCTGTGTTTGTGTTGGCAATGGAGTTTTCTGGGATTCGTCACAGAGGTGCCGCAGGAGCACTCGTTTGGACTGGTATTGCTGTGGGAAGTCAGGCGTTAGCCGGATGTGCTTACGCCATCAGAGATTGGAGGCTTCTGACTATCGTCACAGGAATTCCTGGGGGTATACTTGTAGTTGGCTGGTT TTTTACTCCAGAGTCCATCCGTTGGCTCCTCAAGAAAGGTCGTGTGACGGAAGCGAGGGACATACTAAGTAAAGTTGCTAAGGTGAATGGTAAATGCATGCCAGAAGAAGCATTACATTTGCCCAATGATGAGAAGATTGAAAGACTTGGTGACTTCCCTGATTTGTTTATGTCAGCTGGAATGGTTCACAGGACACTTGCGTCTTGGCTCATGTG GTTTGCAGTATCTTTTATTTACTGGGCGACAGCTTTCAGCGCACCGTTTATTGGGGGTAATGTCTACATCAATGTAGTCGTTGCTGCTGTTGCTGGTTTAATCGCATACCCTCTATCTGCTGTTTTGGCGGTCAG ATTTCGTCGAAAGGTTATCATTGTGGTATCGTTTATTCTGTCGGCTGTAGGAGCAATTGGGGCACTTCTTTTATCAGATAATGATGACGACAAAG GTTATCTGATTGGAAAAATCTTCATGTCCATGGTTGTTGCTAGGCTTGCTGTTTCCATCGCATTCACACTGATCTACATTTTCACTGCAGAGATGTTTCCGACAACTTTGAG GAATGTTGCCATGGGTACATCAACGGCTGCTGCACGTGTAAGCGCTTTATTGTCAGCCTTCGCTCCGCTTTTG CTAACCGTCCACAGGTTTCTTCCATTTGGAATAATGGCTGGTTTGGCTTTAGCAGCTGCTTTTGTGTGCCTCACTCTAGTAGAGACTCACAACCAACCAACTGTAGAAAATCTGTTACAGAACGAAGTATGCCAATCGAAGAATGAAAAGCCTGGTGACAAGGAACTCGTTGCCAAAGTCTAA